The nucleotide sequence GTGAGGCTCTCCAGACTCTGGGCTTCTATGGAAAAGAATGTCCAGCTGCCCATGGCCAGAACTGGGGTTCCACCTCCAATGTTCCCAATTGTGACAGACTGGAGGAGATTGTTGGCTCAAAACATTTCATGtagggggaggaaggggcaggtccagccttgccctgccctggaaccccagccctgccctgccctggaaccccaatccccccagagcctctatcccagcccagcagtggctgccagtccctggcacagcacaggcaatgctccacagccacctctgcagccccagcccagctcctgagggaccaaATGAGCCCAAGTCCCACCTGGGGGAAGGGCCCAGGGAGACCAAGGGGTATTGAAGGCTGAGCACAAGGCAAGCACACATCTTGAGCCTACCTCCTCTTGGAATTTCCATCTGAACAGTGCTGGAATCCAGGAGTTGGTAGCTGTGTGCTTCTTTATATCTTTTTatgtctttctctctttctattTCCCTCTTCTTGCAAATTTTGATTGACTTGAAATTGAACAGGCTAAAAGTTTGCGAAGTTGAATGGGCCAAGTTAATGCTTTGAGAAGTGTTTTGTGTTGATTAAAAGGCATATTAAATCTTTTGCCAaagtttctctgattttctaatGTTGTCAGTAAaggctgttttgctgttttgagCTCCTGAAAATCTCCTGTTGCTGTTTCTCCAGTGCATCCAACTCAGAGCAAACAAATACCTGTAATTCCTTTTAAGTGTCTCATTGAGAGAGTTTTTTAGTGAATGGGGGTCAGGGGTTGTGTGTCCTgcttggcccagcccaggcagggctttcccagccacattccacactccattgcccagctggagccgctGGTGCCTCTgagttgtgctgccccagccccagggacgctctccttgtctgcccattcccccacggtctctgggcagggatggcctcactgggggctgctgacatcctcagcaccttggaggctgctgctgaattttcctgctccagaggcttgttcagcctgcagctcttcagtgcaggaattcagtgtcccagggctcattAACATTCAGAACTGTTTAACAAGCCAAGCCTCtgggaataatttgattttgattttcaaaTCATTTGTGTTTAATTGGACAGATCTCAGTAGTGTATCCAAAGTGAAtgcaatatatttaaaaagacagtgccaaaagatattttttacgtcatgtttaggttttttttcctgtaattcaTTGGTATGTGCAATCTCCAATTGACACTGAATCCAAGTActgctccagaggcttgttCAGCCTTCAGTTCTTCAGTGCAGGATAATTGTCCCCACCAGGTGAGCTGACACCTGGAGCTTGTTCTCCAAACCCCAGGCCTATGGAAACCACACAATGCCCATTGTGTGAGAAGGGGAACTGGAAGTTCACCAGCCTCAgtgtcctgccagctcagccaggcccaCTGGAACATTGGGGTCCACGAGCACCAGGGACCACCAGAGAGACCCCAGGACAGAAGAACACATGGgtaaaggggaggggaaatgtgttaatgattttggggaaatgatTATCATATATGTGTTTAGTCCAGGACAATCATTGAATATGtgtgcaaaatacagaaaataaacagaaacttccctgtgctcagcctgcaTGGCTTTGGGAGGAGCTCTCCCCGTGCATCCAGCTGAATAAAGAATGCTGCTTCTCAATGCTACACTGGGGTTAAGGAGTTTTCTGTTTTACCGAATTTTTGGTGACACTCCCACTGCCAAGGaaagctctgtctgctgctgttcacaaacagagaagggctgggggcagatgTGGGGCTCGGaggctgcctggggcacagTGACCATGAAATAATCAAGTTTTCAATGTTCTGTGAGAGAAGGAGGGGCAGCAACAAAACTTCTACACTGGAATTAGGaagggcagactttggcctgtttaggaTGCAGATTTGGGGAGTATCAAATCAGgtcctgatttttttaagggaaacaGCGTAAAAAAAATGGGTTCAGGAAGGATGGACACGCTTTAAGAGAGTAATCTTaagggggaaggagcagcctgtcccagtgtgGCAAAAGATGAGCAGGTGAGTAAAATGACTGTCCTGGCTACACATGGAGCTTTTTTGGGAATTCAGGGGAAACAGAATCAGCAACTCAGGAAGCGTTCAAGGATGTATTTAGgttaagcaaaaagaaaagttgaGAGGTGAAAGCTCAATCAGAACTTAACCTGGCGGCTTCtgtaaaacaacaaaaaatatttttataaaaaaatttaaaccaaaatggagggagaaggagaaccTCTCCTCTTTATTGGATACAGTGGAGAATATAGTAACTCAAGATAAGGAAAGCTAAGCAACTTAACATCttgtttttctcaattttcaaTATTAGGACAGGTTGTCCTCAGGACAAGTGTTCTCCTGAGCTGGtagatgggcacagggagcagaacagccCCCTGGAATCcagcaggaagcagctgggGACCTGCTGAGCCACTCAGATGCTCACAGGTGTGTGGGAtcagatgggatccatcccagggggatgagggagctggtggatgagctccccaagctgctctccatcatttaccatcagtcctggctcagcagggaggtcCCAGAGCACTGGAGGTGCCAGTGTGAGCCCAtccccaagcagggctggaaggaggagctggggaactccaggcctgtcagcctgacctgggTGCCCGGCAAGGTTATGGAACAGATCACCTTGAGTGCCACCACAGGGCACCCACAGGATGGCCCAGGGATCAGAGCCAGCCAGCGTGGATTGAGGGgtggcaggtcctgcctgaccaacctgGTCTCCTTGTATGACCCAGGTGACCCACCTGTGGATGcgggaaaggctgtggatgttgtgtgCCTGGACTCcagcaaagcctttgacactgtctctgacagcattccctggaaaagctgcagcccacGGCTTGGGCAGGTTCCCTCCTCGCTGGGAGATTTAAGAGCTGGCTGgaggctgggcccagagagtgctggggatggtgctgcacccagctgctgtccaggcactggtgctgtccccagggatctgtgctgggcccagccctgtttaatatcttcacTGATGATCTGGCTGAGGAGATCGagtcccccattcccaaattgcagatggcaccaagctgggtgtgagtgtggatctgctggagggcaggacaagaagacacagccttaagctgcaccaggggaggttcaggctggacaataggaagaagttcttcacagaaagggtgagtgggcattggaatgggctggcCAGGGGGGAGGTGGCAGAGTCACTGTCCCTCTCCAGTGGCACTCAGTGGCATGGTCTGGGTGACAAGGCAGTATTAGGGCattggttggacttgatgatcccaaaggtcttttccagtctatttgattctgtcattctgtgataaTTGGGACACTCTGGGGCCATTGTGACCCTGCAGGGCCTTGTGGAACTAAGGGGACCATGGTGACACCATGCAGCCCCACAGAACCAGGGGTCCATTGTGGTGCTGTGGGGCCAAATGGAACCAGGGAGTGCACGGTGACACTCTGGGtcctcatggaaccaaggagtccattgtgacactgaggggactTGTGGAACTGCAGAGGCCATGGTGAGAGTGTGGGACCTCATGTGACCATGGGGCCATTGTCACACCCTGgggccccatggaaccaaggggccacTGTGAAATTGCAGCACCAACAAGAAGACTGTGACCCTGTGAAGCACCATGGAACCAAAGAGTCCATTGTCACATTTTGGGGCCCCATGGAACCAAACAGACCATTGCTGCTCTGCATGgtctcatggaaccaaggagacCAGTGTGACAGTGCAGGGCCTGGTGTAACCAAGAGGCCATTGTGACCCTGAGgggccccatggaaccaaggacaTCTTTGCAGGGACGGGATGGACACCAAGCTGGATGGGACCCCAGGTGTTGGGCCATCTGCTGGAgaggtgacaccaagctgggtcTGCACAGGGGCCCTGGACAGGGCCTGGACAGGATCCAGGGCCCAAATCCAACAAGGTGAGGTTTAACAAGTCCAAGTGCcgggtcctgcactttggccacaacaacgccctgcagcactacaggctggggacagagtggctggagagcagccaggcagaaagggacctgcagggactgatggacagcaggctggacatgagccagcagtgtgcccaggtggccaagaaggccaatggctcctggcctggatcaggaatggtgtggccagcaggaccagagctgctgtgccagcactgatctgcccccagctctgcacacagacattgctgctgcagctccagagaaggcaacaaaagggcatctctgcagaaaactttGCTGGGAGATCTTTTAGTTCCTTTaaagccaccagcagcacagcccctcattGACAGAGTCTGTGGCCAGGGGAAggtggagaaaaacaaaacgAGAAATGGCAAAAACATTGGCATATCTTTGTGGAAAAGATTAAGAAActaaaacacagacaaaaactTCCAAAGTGAAACCAAGAAGAATTATCAAAGATAACTTTTATTACAAGTGATTGGCAGAAATTGGCCAGCagtttaatgtttctgaaagcatccagtcatcagtctccacactgcagccttgagctcctggttcctcaggctgtagatgagggggttcagggctggaggcaccaccgagtacagaactgacagggccagatccagggatgaggaggagatggagggggGCTTCAGGTGAGCAAATGTGGCAGTGCTGATaagcagggagagcacagccaggtgagggaggcaggtggaaaaggctttgtgccgtccctgctcagaggggatcctcagcacagccctgaagatctgcacataggagaaaacaatgaacacaaaacaaccaaatgATAAACAGGCACTAACAGCAATGAGCCAAAGTTCCTTGAGGTTGGAGTctgagcaggagagcttgaggatctgtgggatttcacagaagaactggcccagggcattgccatggcacaggggcagggaaaatgtattggccGTGTGCATGAGAGCATGgagaaaggcactggcccaggcagctgctgccatgtgggcacaagctctgctgcccaggagggtcccgtagtgcaggggtttgcagatggacacgTAGCGGTCGTAGCACATGACGGTCAGGAGGCAAAGCTCTGCtgagatgaagaagaaaatcaggaaGACCTGTGCAGCACATCCAGTGTAGGAGATGTTCCTGGTGttccagagggaattgtgcatggctttggggacagtggtgcagatggagcccaggtcgctgagggccaggttgagcaggaagaagaacatgggcgtgtgcaggtggtggccgcaggctacggcgctgatgatgaggccgttgcccaggagggcagccagggagatgcccagcaagaggcagaagtgcaggagctgcagctgccgcgtgtctgccaatgccagcaggaggaagtgcctgatggagctgctgttggacatttgCTGTGCCTTGGCATGGGGATCTGTAAGAAAAGTAATCATGGAATAGTTGGGTTTGGAGAGGACTTGAaatatcccagcacagcctgggggcactttccccccactgcctgcccagggctctgctgcctggagctgtccctgccagcagctgcttccctgtgcccagggctgggccctgccagtgctgccagagcccagcccagccctgggggctcagctctgccctgcagagccctcccagctcaggcactgcccaggggcagctctggctctgcaggctctgatgGCAACGTCAGAGCAACCCTGAGGAGGATGGAAAAGCAACACTGATGCTGCATCTAAGGGGTCCTGTGCTGATTGCTGTTGTTGCCTGGTTTACTCACatctgggagatttttttttttttcaacctgAACTGAGAGATGAATATCTATGTGCAATTTCCACCCACACAGCAGTAAATTAAATAAGCAAGATTTTCCCTTTTATGCAGcccctgccttgctgtgctccctgtATAATCTACTTGGAAATGTTCTGCAGTTAAATgccatgctgggagcagccctgaaCAATGCAGCATCCTCCCCACACAAGGAGAACACTTCCAAGCCTGACCAGCTGTCTCCTCCCACCCAGACCTTgtcccccagtgctgggagcagctgccagggctggctgagagctgtccctggcaggcagcagagtccctgccccagcacagcgccctgggctgcaggaccctgctctgcaggacagccctgggcacccctggctgctctgcacaagaGACAATCAGAGAATGTACTCACAGGCTCTGTAGGCATTGGGATGTTCCAGCTGTAGGagatggctccaggagctgcagctgcattgtcctgcagccagaggttcctgtgccaagggctggcagggattgtgccccaggcacttctcagccccttcccagccctgactgattgaaactctctgtgcctctgtgctgtgcccgggctggctgcaggcagtgccccagccctgctgggctggcagaagagctgctcatcaagagaaatgtgcttttgaagctcTGCTTGGTtaccagcagctgcctctgtgccaggagcccagcccagctcagcagcacagacacagcacaaggactttaatgagcctctggggctttgtgctcagGCCCTGAACATCAGTCCCTCagagggagctgaagaaacctCTCCAGAACTCCAAGTCAGAATCACACTCCAAAGTTTCTTGGACTTTTAATGGGTCCCCCTGAGGGACACGACTGAgcaagtgtccccaggccccaggcagagcagagaactgcaggcagtgctgacaggtggggacaaagagaagccaagtcttggtgccctggggcacagcagggtctgtgccagcaagggctgggaggagacaccttgtcctgaggccctggggcctcctggcacagccccagccaggctgggcactgtcagccccttgtcctgccctcagcatccccgcccagcccacatcccagtggcctcaaggatctgctggaaggagtccctggggagccttgctcagcaatggccctgggggctccttcatgctccctgcagggactgcaggtttttcaaaggactttggctttggcttttgccttgAATTTCTGcgaggtttgtgcaatcatggcctccaattatctgctgtaattagtccctggagaggctttgtcagtaacaacaCTCAGTGGGACTCATTGATACTAAGGGGTACTTCACTTTTTTAAGCTACTTGCTGTTTCCCTTTTGATAGAGATTCTATGAGCagtttgtgcaatcatggccccaattatctgctttaatGAGTCCCTTGAGAGCTTTGTACTGACACTCATtggggctcattaatgcttTGAAATACTCAAGGTTTTTAAGGTACTTTGGAATTTCCTTTCTACACTCTGAATCTCTGAGAGGTTTTTGTGCCATCCTGGCCACCAATTCCCTCCTCCAAAGAGTCCATGAGGAGCCTGTTTTGGGGATGGACCTCAGTGAGACCCATTCATGCTTTGAGACACTTTGAGTTTTTCCTCTGACTTTGACTCCTGGAAAGGTTTGTGCAATCTCCTCTCA is from Camarhynchus parvulus unplaced genomic scaffold, STF_HiC, whole genome shotgun sequence and encodes:
- the LOC115916731 gene encoding olfactory receptor 14A16-like, giving the protein MSNSSSIRHFLLLALADTRQLQLLHFCLLLGISLAALLGNGLIISAVACGHHLHTPMFFFLLNLALSDLGSICTTVPKAMHNSLWNTRNISYTGCAAQVFLIFFFISAELCLLTVMCYDRYVSICKPLHYGTLLGSRACAHMAAAAWASAFLHALMHTANTFSLPLCHGNALGQFFCEIPQILKLSCSDSNLKELWLIAVSACLSFGCFVFIVFSYVQIFRAVLRIPSEQGRHKAFSTCLPHLAVLSLLISTATFAHLKPPSISSSSLDLALSVLYSVVPPALNPLIYSLRNQELKAAVWRLMTGCFQKH